GCCACACCCACCATGATGAGAATCGCCGTACCACCGAAGTAAAAAGTGGTAACCTTCGTAAGGTCCACAAGGATGTTAGGAATTATGGCGATGAAGGCAAGAGCAAGCGATCCCCAGAGGGTAATACGGGTGAGGCAACGGTCAATGTACTCGACGGTCGGCCTTCCCGGACGTATACCCGGGATGAAACCTCCGTACTTTTTCATGTTCTCCGCAAGTTCCACGGGATTAAAGGTAACGGCGGTGTAGAAGTAGGTGAAGAAAATGATGAGTGCTGCGTACAAGGAGAGATAGAGTGCCGAATTGGGAGAGAGAGCGTTAGCGATGCCTTTCATGAACCCTGAACCCTCGAAAAATTGTGCCAACGTTGCAGGGAAGAGAAGGACAGAGGAGGCAAAAATGATTGGGATAACCCCTCCCTGAATGACTCGGATAGGAATATGCGTGCTCTGTCCACCGTACACGCGCCGCCCCACGACGCGCTTAGCATACTGGACGGGAATCTTCCGCTGAGCCTCCTGGAACTCCACAACAAAGGCCACAATGAGTACAGCAACAACAAGAGCAATCCCAAAGAAGAACGGGTTCACCTCTCCAACCCGGATGAGGGAAAAAGTCCGGAAGAATTGAGGGAGAAGGCGAGCCACGATGCCGGCAAAAATGATGAGGGATATACCATTCCCGATTCCAAAGTCGGAGATGAGCTCTCCAAGCCACATGAGGAGCATGCTCCCGGCAGTGAGGGTGATGATAACGGTGAGGCGGTATGCCCATCCTGTGGCCAGGACAACGCCGAGGTTCTCCATCCACACAGTGATGCCAAAACCCTGAACGAAGGCAAGGAGAATTGCTCCCCAACGGGTGTACTGAGCGATTTTGTCCCGTCCTTCCTCGCCACTTCTTGCCAGTTCTTCAAGCTGAGGAATAACAGATGTCAAAAGCTGCATGATAATGGAAGCGTTAATGTAGGGCATAACGCCCAGGGCAAGGATTGAAAAATTGCTCAGAGCGCCTCCTGCGAACATGTCGAGGAACCCGAGCACCCCACCCCGCGCAAAAACGTTTGCTAAGGCTTTGGGGTCAATTCCTGGAACAGGGATGTGTGCACCAATGCGGAACACGACAAGCATGAGGAGAGTAAAGATAACGCGCCGCTTGAGGTCCGGAATCTTAAAGAGCTTGACCAGGGACTCCCACATGCTACAGCACCTCGGCCTTTCCGCCTCTTTCCTCGATTAAAGCTCGAGCCCGGGCCGAGAACGCGTGAGCCCGCACCACAAGACGCCGCTCAAGGCTACCCTTGGCCAAAATCTTCACTTTCGACCGCGTTCCTTCCACAATACC
The genomic region above belongs to Candidatus Caldatribacterium sp. and contains:
- the secY gene encoding preprotein translocase subunit SecY; protein product: MWESLVKLFKIPDLKRRVIFTLLMLVVFRIGAHIPVPGIDPKALANVFARGGVLGFLDMFAGGALSNFSILALGVMPYINASIIMQLLTSVIPQLEELARSGEEGRDKIAQYTRWGAILLAFVQGFGITVWMENLGVVLATGWAYRLTVIITLTAGSMLLMWLGELISDFGIGNGISLIIFAGIVARLLPQFFRTFSLIRVGEVNPFFFGIALVVAVLIVAFVVEFQEAQRKIPVQYAKRVVGRRVYGGQSTHIPIRVIQGGVIPIIFASSVLLFPATLAQFFEGSGFMKGIANALSPNSALYLSLYAALIIFFTYFYTAVTFNPVELAENMKKYGGFIPGIRPGRPTVEYIDRCLTRITLWGSLALAFIAIIPNILVDLTKVTTFYFGGTAILIMVGVAIETVTQLEAQLFMRHYEGFLRK